In the genome of Pontibacter actiniarum, the window TGTAAATACTGGTCCATCGTTGTCTCGCTTTAGTTTCAGGTGTATACTACAGATCGATACGACGCGTTCGCAGAACCTACGGAGCCGTCGCTTAATCTGCCCCACTTAATCCGCTTCCCTTTCTTTCTGGTAACTAATCCGCTGCCCGCCTGTTTTAAAAGTATACCGTACATTTGCAGGCTCTTTTAGAGTACCACACCTTATGAAGATACTTCTGACCGGCGCGAACGGATACATCGGAAAACGCCTTTTGCCTTTGCTGGTAGAGCTGGGGCACGAGGTAGTGTGCGTGGTGCGCGACCCCCGCCGCTTTCACCTGCCCGACACGCTGAAGGAGAAGCTACACATCGTAAAGGGGGATTTACTGCAACCGGGCGGTTTAAACGAGTTACCTACAGCTATAGAGGCGGCTTTTTACCTGGTGCACTCCATGGGCTCCGGCCGGGATGATTTTTCTGAGGCTGAGCAGGAAGCGGCGCAGCGCTTCGCCGCGTACCTGGACACCACTGCCGCGAAGCAGGTCATCTACCTCAGCGGCATCTCCAACGACAGGCAGCTGTCGAAGCACCTGGCCTCGCGCCGCCGCGTGGAGGACGTGCTGGCCACAGCCAGGGCTAGCCTGACGGTGTTGCGCGCCGCGATTATTATCGGCTCCGGCAGCGCCTCCTTCGAAATCATCCGCGACCTGGTGGAGAAGCTGCCTGTTATGGTAACGCCAAAGTGGCTCAACTCCCGGTGCCAGCCCATTGCCATCCGCGACGTTCTCTTTTACCTGACGGAGGTACTGGGCCGTGAAGCCTGTTATGGCAGGCGCTTTGAGATCGGCGGCCCCGACGTGCTTACCTACCGGCAAATGCTGCTGAAACTGGCCGAGGTTCGCCACCTGAAACGCTACATTGTAACGCTGCCGGTGCTCACCCCGCGCCTCTCCTCCTATTGGCTATACTTTGTGACCAGCACAAACTACTCCCTGTCGCAAAGCCTCGTGGACAGCCTTCGCAACGATGCCGTGGTGCGCGACCACAGTATAGACAAGGTTATCCCGCACCGCTGCACACCCTATACCGAGGCGGTTAGCCTGGCCTTCTCCAAGATTGAGCAGAACTCTGTTGTCTCCAGCTGGACCGACTCACTGGTGAGCGGCACCATGCCCCTCAACTACATGGACTTTGTGCAGGTGCCGGCGTACGGAGTGCTGACAGACAGACAGCGCGTAAAGTTTGACCGCCCTCCCGGGGAGGTGCTGGCCAACATCTGGAGCATCGGCGGGGAGCGCGGGTGGTATAAAACGGATTTCCTGTGGCGCATCCGCGGGCTGCTGGACAAAATGGTGGGCGGCGTGGGGCTAAGGCGCGGCAGGCGTAGCCCACACCACGTTGAGGCAGGCGACACCATTGATTTCTGGCGCGTACTGGTGGCGGACAGGCAGCACAGGCGCCTGCTGCTCTACGCGGAGATGAAGCTGCCCGGCGAGGCATGGCTGCAGTTTAAGATAAGCGAAGAGCCGGACGGCAACTACCTGGAGCAGCTGGCTGTTTACCGCCCCAACGGCTTGCTCGGCCGCCTGTACTGGTACGCGGTTCTGCCGTTCCACTTCATCATCTTCGGCGGCATGGTCCGCAACATTATCCGGTACGGAGCGGAAGAGGAAACACAAAGGCAACATTCAGGGTAATATGCAAACTATAGGTTCTATAGTATAAAACTTTAAACATATCCCTAAGTATACTTCAATATCTTTTGCAAGCTATATAAATCCACCCATGACAGGTGTTCTAACAAGTTTTAGATTTTTTTCTTGCCCTCTAAAATATAGTTAACTTTGCTTGCCTATAACGACACTGACTTAATGGAGGCCATTAAAGAAACTAACTTCACCTTTGCCGGGCAAACCGGCTTTTACAAGGGCAAAGTTCGCGACGTTTACTATTTCGAAGACAGAATTGCTGTGGTCGCCACAGACCGTATTTCCGCCTTTGACGTCGTACTGCCGCGCGCCATTCCTTACAAAGGACAGGTACTGAACCAGATGGCCAGCCTCAACCTGAGCGCCACCTCTGACATTGTGCCCAACTGGGTACTCAGCACGCCGGACCCCAACGTAACGATCGGGTACCGCTGCGAGCCCTTTAAAGTGGAGATGGTGATACGCGGCTACCTTGCCGGCCATGCCTGGCGCGAGTACAGTGCCGGCAAACGCACCCTCTGCGGCGTAGCGCTGCCGGAGGGGCTACGCGAGAACGATAAGCTGCCGGAGCCGATCATCACCCCCACCACCAAAGCCGACGAAGGGCACGACGAAGACATCTCCCGAGAAGAAATTTTGGCGAAAGGACTTGTATCTGAACAAGATTATCTTAATTTGGAGCGTTATACCCGCGCACTCTTTGCCCGTGGCACCGACCTTGCAAAAGAGCGAGGCCTGATACTCGTGGACACCAAGTATGAGTTTGGCAAGTATAACGGCCAGATTTTTCTTATCGATGAAATCCACACACCGGACTCTTCCCGTTACTTTTATAGCGAGGGTTATGCCGAGCGCCAGCAAAGCGGGGAGCCGCAGCGCCAGCTATCGAAGGAGTTCGTGCGCAAATGGCTTATCGAGCACGGCTTTCAGGGGAAAGAGGGGCAGCAGGTGCCGGAAATGACGGACGAAGTTGTCAATGGCATTTCGGAGCGCTATATAGAGCTATACGAGGTGTTTACGGGCCATAAATTTGAACAAGAGGACTATAAAAACGTGTTGCAACGCATTGAGCAACACACAAGTGACAATATTTTTACTGCGAAAAGTTAAGTTTGTTAAACTAGATTTTGGTACATTCGCATTTAAATCCTTTACTGGTAGACTATGAAGTACACGATAGATAAGAAAGAAAACTACACGATTATCACGATAGATGAGAAGAAGTTGGATACTTCAATCGCCCCAGACCTGAAGTCTGAGTTCGTGAAATTGAATGCAGAAGGGATCAACAACCTGATTCTTGACCTGAGCGACGTCAAATACACTGACTCCTCCGGCTTAAGCTCTATACTGATTGCCAACCGCCTTTGCAACTCATCCAGCGGCCTGTTGATTCTGACCGGCCTGCAGGACCATGTCATGAAGCTGATCACGATCTCCAAGCTGGAGTCGGTGCTGAACATCCTCCCAACGGTGGAAGAGGCCATCGACCGTGTGTTCCTGCACGAGATTGAGCAGGACCTGACAAATAAAGAAGACTAAGTACACGCGCCTGTTGTGGATTTCGAACTCAGGATTTTGGGTAGTTCGTCGGCCACACCCTCGGCAAACAGACACCATACCGCCCAAATATTAACAATTGGCAATCAGTATCACCTGATTGACTGCGGTGAAGGTACGCAAATGCAGCTGATGCTTTACAAGATAAAGCATCAGCGCATTTGCAATATCTACATCAGCCACCTGCACGGCGACCATTACTTTGGGCTGCCGGGGTTGCTCTCCACCATGCACCTGCAGGGCCGCCAAACGCCGCTGCACCTCTTTGGCCCTCCCGGCCTCCAGGAAATCCTAAGCCTGCAGTTCAAGTACTCCGGCACCAACCTTAACTTCAACCTCGTCTTTCATGAGCTGGACACATCCTGCCATAAGAAGATATTCGAGGATAAAAGCATTACCGTACACACCCTGCCGATGGAGCACCGGGTGCCCTGTGCCGGGTTTGTGTTCCGGGAGAAGCAGAAGCCGCGCCCGCTCATCAAGGAAAAACTCCCTGACTTTCTGCGCCCGCCACAGCTCGTGCGCCTGAAATGGGGTGCGGACATCCTGGACGAGGCAGGCAACGTGCTTGTGTACAACCGCGATGTAACGATGGAGCCGAAGCGCAGCCGCAGCTATGCGTACTGCTCCGATAGCCGCTACAAACCGGAATTACTCCCTTACCTGCACAACATCGACCTGCTTTACCACGAGGCCACCTTTACAGACGAGCTCCGTGAGCGCGCCGACTATACCTTCCACAGTACTGCCCGGCAGGCTGCAGCCCTTGCCCTTGCCGCAGAGGTGCGGCACCTGCTCATCGGCCACTTCTCCGTCCGGTACAAAGACCTGACGCCCCTGCTGGAGGAGGCCAGGGAGCATTTTGCCAAAACGGACTTAGCCACCGAAGGCAGTATCTTTTGCGTGCAGGAGTAAACTTCTTCGCTCCGGTTGTAGGCCAGCGCGCGCCGTTTAACCTCAGCAACTCCGGGCCGAACAGCTGTAGGAAAACTCTTACCTTTCTCTACACCCGCTACGGAGCTCAGCGCCTTCGCCAGCACACTCTGGCAAAGGCAACAGGAACCCAACTCTAGGGTATATAGCGGTAAAACAGCAAAAAACATTGACCTGCAGCCTTTTCCGGCCCCAAAAACAACCCTCCCTGTGCGCGTCTTACAGGCCACAGGCGCACACCATCCCTTTAAAGCGACACGTTTTGCTTTTATACTAGCTGCTGATGTTGTTTCTTTACAGGTCCTGCACAAGGCGCAGTTACGTTTAAAGCTAAGCAGCATCATGGTTCACACAAGCCCATCACAGCACGCGCACGAGAAAAAGCGCACACAGCTCTTCCTGGTTCTCAGCGGTATCTTTATCTCCAATGCCCTCCTGGCAGAACTGATCGGGGTTAAGATATTTTCGGGCGAGGCACTGCTTGGGCTGCCGGGGGCGCAGATCCCGACACTGGGAGGCGCTAAACTGGACTTTAACCTGACAGCCGGCGTAGTGATCTGGCCTGTCGTCTTTATCACCACGGACATTATCAATGAGTACTTCGGCAAGGAAGGGGTGAAAAAAGTGAGTATCCTCACCGTGCTGCTCATCCTGTACGCCTTCCTGGTCATCAGCGCCGTAACCGGTTTGCCGCCTGCCCAGTTTTGGCTGGATGTAAACAGCACCGATCCGCAGGGCAACCCCTTCGACATCAACTACGCCTACAACAGTGTGTACCGCCAGGGCCTGGGCATAATCGTCGGTTCGATGGCCGCCTTCCTGCTCTCGCAGTTCCTGGATGCCACTGTTTTCCACTGGCTGCGCCACATTACCGGCAGCAAAAAGATATGGCTGCGCGCCACCGGCTCCACGCTGGTCTCCCAACTCATCGACTCGCTTGTGGTTCTTTTCATAGCCTTCTACGCCTTTGGCAACTGGTCTATGGAGCAGGTGCTGTCGGTGGCGGCCATCAACTACATCTACAAATTCTGCGTTGCCGTGCTGCTAACGCCACTGCTCTACGTGGCACATTACCTGATTGACGGCTACCTGGGCAAGCGGCAGGCGGAGGAGCTAATGGAGGAGGCCGCCGTGGAAAGCGGGGACTAAAGCAAAATTTTCGCGCTTGTAATCAAAAGCTTAGGCCACAAGTATAAATTTAATTTGGATTTATACTTGTGCTGCCCTTACCTTTGTAGCCTTGCAAAATAGAAAATGCCTGCACATTTAGCACATACACAGATTTTCATCACAGGCTACGAGCTACACGACCTGTAACAGCTCCCCAATCTCTTTTGGGGCTGCTTCGGCCCCTCCTATTCTATTTTTTGTTGGTTGATTTTTAGACTGGAGGGACATTTATGTTCAGAGGAATCGCCTTGGTATTTCTTGGCGCGTGTAGTTTTGGTGTGCTTTCTACTTTTGTAAAGCTTGCTTACAAGGAAGGTTTTAACTTGGGTGAAGTAACGGGCACTCAGGTTTTTTTTGGGTTGATTATTCTTTGGACACTCGTGCTGTTGCGAAAGCTGCTTGGCGGCAAAAGCAACAGCACGTCGTTCAAGGAGAAGCTCAAGCTGGTTGCCATGGGCACCAGTACCGGCCTTGTCAGTATTTTCTACTACAAGTGTGTTCAAACTGTTCCGGCATCCATTGCCATCCTGCTGCTGATGCAGTTTACCTGGATGAGCCTGCTGCTGGACGCTATCATAAAACGCAAACTACCGAGCCTAACCCAGGTGCTTATGGTAGTACTGGTACTACTGGGCACTGCGCTGGCCGGTCGGCTTTTTGCGGGCACAGTGCCAGACTTTGACTTGACGGGCATTGCCTTTGGCTTACTGGCTGCGGTCTCCTACACGTTCTTCCTGATGATCAACGGATCCGCGGGAAACAACCTGCACCCGACCACTAAAAGCGCCCTGATCCTGACGGGTGCCTGCGTACTGGTCTTCAGTATATTTCCGCCTCAGTTTTTGGTGAGTGGCGCCCTGTTCAACGGCCTGTTTAAATGGGGATTGGTGCTGGCGCTGTTCGGCACGGTCATTCCGCCGCTGTTCTACGCGTACGGGATTCCGAAAACGGGCCTTGGGCTAAGCGCTATACTTAGCGCCGCAGAGCTTCCGGTAGCCGTGCTTATGTCCAGCCTCATACTGCACGAGGAAGTGTGGGCGATGCAGTGGATCGGTGTGGCACTTATTTTAACGGCCATTGCCTTGTCTAACATCAGTTCCCTTGGGCAAAAGAAGAAGAAACGCGCTGCCGCAGTGGCAGCTTAAAGTATAATTGTTTTTGGTTGATTGATAGGATGGTTAGGAGTTGCTTGCTGCAGCTGCCTGGCCATTTCTGTTTACAGGCTACCTTACGTCAAAAGGTGCCGGCCTGCTTCTAAAATACAACTTTATTCCCCCACCCCCGTAGCACCTGCACCTCCCCTTCCACGTAGTGCCTGGCCTGTAATACACGCCTCCGTACACAATAAAGAGCGTTTTGCCACGGTTTACTATAAGCAGTGCAGTATGGCGAACGCCGTATCCTGCACCGCTGAATTTTTATAACCACGGCCCCAGAACCGATACAACATGAAAACGCTCATCGCA includes:
- a CDS encoding SDR family oxidoreductase encodes the protein MKILLTGANGYIGKRLLPLLVELGHEVVCVVRDPRRFHLPDTLKEKLHIVKGDLLQPGGLNELPTAIEAAFYLVHSMGSGRDDFSEAEQEAAQRFAAYLDTTAAKQVIYLSGISNDRQLSKHLASRRRVEDVLATARASLTVLRAAIIIGSGSASFEIIRDLVEKLPVMVTPKWLNSRCQPIAIRDVLFYLTEVLGREACYGRRFEIGGPDVLTYRQMLLKLAEVRHLKRYIVTLPVLTPRLSSYWLYFVTSTNYSLSQSLVDSLRNDAVVRDHSIDKVIPHRCTPYTEAVSLAFSKIEQNSVVSSWTDSLVSGTMPLNYMDFVQVPAYGVLTDRQRVKFDRPPGEVLANIWSIGGERGWYKTDFLWRIRGLLDKMVGGVGLRRGRRSPHHVEAGDTIDFWRVLVADRQHRRLLLYAEMKLPGEAWLQFKISEEPDGNYLEQLAVYRPNGLLGRLYWYAVLPFHFIIFGGMVRNIIRYGAEEETQRQHSG
- a CDS encoding phosphoribosylaminoimidazolesuccinocarboxamide synthase, which codes for MEAIKETNFTFAGQTGFYKGKVRDVYYFEDRIAVVATDRISAFDVVLPRAIPYKGQVLNQMASLNLSATSDIVPNWVLSTPDPNVTIGYRCEPFKVEMVIRGYLAGHAWREYSAGKRTLCGVALPEGLRENDKLPEPIITPTTKADEGHDEDISREEILAKGLVSEQDYLNLERYTRALFARGTDLAKERGLILVDTKYEFGKYNGQIFLIDEIHTPDSSRYFYSEGYAERQQSGEPQRQLSKEFVRKWLIEHGFQGKEGQQVPEMTDEVVNGISERYIELYEVFTGHKFEQEDYKNVLQRIEQHTSDNIFTAKS
- a CDS encoding STAS domain-containing protein; this encodes MKYTIDKKENYTIITIDEKKLDTSIAPDLKSEFVKLNAEGINNLILDLSDVKYTDSSGLSSILIANRLCNSSSGLLILTGLQDHVMKLITISKLESVLNILPTVEEAIDRVFLHEIEQDLTNKED
- a CDS encoding ribonuclease Z codes for the protein MDFELRILGSSSATPSANRHHTAQILTIGNQYHLIDCGEGTQMQLMLYKIKHQRICNIYISHLHGDHYFGLPGLLSTMHLQGRQTPLHLFGPPGLQEILSLQFKYSGTNLNFNLVFHELDTSCHKKIFEDKSITVHTLPMEHRVPCAGFVFREKQKPRPLIKEKLPDFLRPPQLVRLKWGADILDEAGNVLVYNRDVTMEPKRSRSYAYCSDSRYKPELLPYLHNIDLLYHEATFTDELRERADYTFHSTARQAAALALAAEVRHLLIGHFSVRYKDLTPLLEEAREHFAKTDLATEGSIFCVQE
- a CDS encoding queuosine precursor transporter, producing the protein MVHTSPSQHAHEKKRTQLFLVLSGIFISNALLAELIGVKIFSGEALLGLPGAQIPTLGGAKLDFNLTAGVVIWPVVFITTDIINEYFGKEGVKKVSILTVLLILYAFLVISAVTGLPPAQFWLDVNSTDPQGNPFDINYAYNSVYRQGLGIIVGSMAAFLLSQFLDATVFHWLRHITGSKKIWLRATGSTLVSQLIDSLVVLFIAFYAFGNWSMEQVLSVAAINYIYKFCVAVLLTPLLYVAHYLIDGYLGKRQAEELMEEAAVESGD
- a CDS encoding EamA family transporter, whose protein sequence is MFRGIALVFLGACSFGVLSTFVKLAYKEGFNLGEVTGTQVFFGLIILWTLVLLRKLLGGKSNSTSFKEKLKLVAMGTSTGLVSIFYYKCVQTVPASIAILLLMQFTWMSLLLDAIIKRKLPSLTQVLMVVLVLLGTALAGRLFAGTVPDFDLTGIAFGLLAAVSYTFFLMINGSAGNNLHPTTKSALILTGACVLVFSIFPPQFLVSGALFNGLFKWGLVLALFGTVIPPLFYAYGIPKTGLGLSAILSAAELPVAVLMSSLILHEEVWAMQWIGVALILTAIALSNISSLGQKKKKRAAAVAA